In Colwellia sp. M166, a genomic segment contains:
- a CDS encoding GNAT family N-acetyltransferase, whose protein sequence is MSYTLIHNAAESNYEYHIDGHIAYITYDEQNGHMHLTHTIVPDALAGKGLAKKLLEDVLQQIKKDHKKAVAQCSYIVKYLEKNPQASKFFV, encoded by the coding sequence ATGTCTTATACACTGATCCATAATGCGGCTGAGTCTAACTATGAATACCATATTGATGGTCATATAGCTTACATTACTTATGATGAGCAAAATGGCCATATGCATTTAACTCATACTATCGTTCCCGATGCACTAGCAGGTAAAGGGCTTGCAAAAAAATTGCTAGAAGATGTATTACAACAGATAAAAAAAGATCATAAAAAAGCCGTGGCACAGTGCTCTTATATTGTTAAATATTTGGAAAAAAATCCTCAAGCAAGTAAGTTTTTCGTTTGA
- a CDS encoding LysR family transcriptional regulator, whose product MKTRSDDLELLLCVIDAGGFSAAADVLDIQVARVSRAVSRIEKQLGVAILTRTTRRIELTDEGRQFVNSIRIALQSMQSAENDIITHGELPAGKLRINAASPFIFHQLIPLIQAFKLAYPDIELELRSNEGFIDLIENRTDVAIRIGKLADSTLHARALGTSPLYVVAAPEYLVKRGIPKQPLDLKHHDIIGFSDIKSLNKWPMKGAETILPSITASNGEAIRQLALSGNGIACLSGFMVHKDIASGTLISLLNSSRLLNTDREQINAVFYQSSSVSKRISAFLDFIKPRLTLG is encoded by the coding sequence TTGAAAACTCGTTCAGATGACTTAGAACTTTTACTTTGTGTGATCGATGCCGGTGGTTTTTCTGCTGCTGCCGATGTGTTAGATATTCAAGTTGCGCGCGTTTCACGTGCTGTGAGTAGAATAGAAAAACAATTAGGCGTTGCTATTCTAACCAGAACCACACGAAGAATTGAGCTGACCGATGAAGGGAGGCAATTCGTCAATAGCATAAGAATTGCTTTGCAGTCTATGCAAAGTGCTGAAAATGATATTATTACCCATGGTGAATTACCGGCGGGTAAACTACGTATTAATGCTGCAAGCCCTTTTATATTTCATCAATTAATACCACTGATACAAGCATTTAAGCTCGCTTATCCAGATATAGAACTTGAACTTAGATCGAATGAAGGCTTTATTGATTTAATTGAAAATAGAACCGATGTGGCTATTCGTATCGGTAAATTGGCAGACTCTACATTGCATGCTCGAGCATTAGGTACTAGCCCGCTCTATGTTGTGGCTGCACCGGAATATCTCGTTAAAAGAGGTATTCCTAAACAGCCTTTAGATTTAAAACACCATGATATTATTGGCTTTTCAGATATTAAATCACTGAATAAATGGCCGATGAAAGGTGCTGAAACTATACTCCCTTCAATAACCGCCAGTAATGGTGAGGCTATCCGACAATTAGCTTTATCAGGCAATGGTATTGCGTGTTTGTCCGGATTTATGGTGCATAAAGATATTGCTTCGGGTACGTTGATATCACTGTTAAATTCATCTCGATTACTTAATACAGATCGAGAGCAAATAAACGCGGTATTTTATCAATCATCAAGTGTTTCTAAGCGAATATCGGCATTTTTAGATTTTATTAAGCCGAGATTAACACTCGGTTAG
- a CDS encoding Crp/Fnr family transcriptional regulator, whose translation MNKNVSHLPQKANPVLVKQANIFADLPSKLIEDFQQEFQLDEWRKGEYINANILMQRFFVVIDGQLEIKQSNPETGREATLDMLYAGDCFDLMVLLDNQPHDVIISPLTTVKLLSVKLDTMRHWLWTYPEFNQQFMPYLAQKMREKEQQASSLILNDVPTRLSRIILNHINKIKYYTGSKAEEHQHHLVNGLNDDTLARMAGSVRQVINKQLQLWKKAGTLDKKRNQLIVKDLEALEAAAKFTENLPNAPLLPTTKR comes from the coding sequence ATGAATAAAAATGTTAGTCATTTACCGCAAAAAGCTAATCCGGTATTAGTTAAACAAGCCAATATTTTTGCTGACTTACCGAGCAAGCTTATTGAAGACTTTCAACAGGAGTTTCAGCTCGATGAATGGCGTAAAGGTGAGTACATTAATGCTAATATTTTAATGCAGCGCTTTTTTGTCGTGATTGATGGCCAACTAGAAATAAAGCAAAGTAATCCAGAAACGGGCCGGGAAGCGACACTTGATATGCTTTATGCTGGTGATTGTTTTGATTTAATGGTGTTGTTAGATAATCAGCCCCACGATGTTATTATTTCACCGTTAACGACAGTCAAGTTACTTTCAGTGAAGCTTGATACTATGCGTCATTGGTTATGGACTTACCCTGAATTTAATCAGCAGTTTATGCCTTATTTAGCACAGAAAATGCGTGAAAAAGAACAGCAAGCCAGTAGTCTTATTTTAAATGACGTACCTACGCGCTTAAGTCGTATTATCTTAAATCATATCAATAAAATTAAGTATTATACCGGCAGTAAAGCTGAGGAGCATCAGCATCATTTGGTTAATGGTTTAAATGATGACACCTTAGCGCGTATGGCCGGCTCGGTAAGACAGGTGATCAATAAGCAGTTACAGCTATGGAAAAAAGCTGGCACGCTTGATAAAAAACGTAACCAGCTCATTGTTAAAGATTTAGAAGCACTAGAAGCTGCCGCGAAATTTACTGAAAATTTACCTAATGCGCCTTTATTGCCGACTACCAAAAGATAG
- a CDS encoding ABC transporter substrate-binding protein: protein MAFGQNIPPYVFEKHDKGIEIDIISAALAYKGHTLKPLYFPLARMPIAFRNQQVDAIMGDMGVDLKVHGGFYASSAVTYDNVFISLKRNNFSISKPSDLDKLQVVSFQGAEKRYPNWLKKVEKEGRLFSISNQFTQVKLLHLGRYDVVLSDRYIFRYFAKRMKLLNVLTLDDVDEHTFTMESPDDYRPVFRDENIRDDFNFGLKKLKESGEFQKIYNRYMSL from the coding sequence ATGGCCTTCGGACAAAACATTCCCCCTTATGTATTTGAAAAGCATGATAAAGGCATAGAAATAGATATTATCTCTGCTGCGCTAGCCTATAAAGGTCATACCTTAAAACCACTCTACTTCCCTCTAGCACGTATGCCTATTGCTTTTAGAAATCAGCAAGTCGATGCCATTATGGGAGATATGGGCGTTGACCTTAAAGTGCATGGCGGTTTTTACGCTTCTTCTGCCGTTACCTACGACAATGTTTTTATTAGTCTGAAAAGAAATAATTTTTCTATATCAAAACCGAGCGACTTAGATAAGCTGCAAGTAGTTTCTTTTCAAGGTGCTGAAAAACGATACCCTAATTGGCTAAAAAAAGTCGAAAAAGAAGGTCGACTTTTTAGTATTAGTAATCAATTTACCCAAGTGAAATTATTGCATTTGGGACGCTACGATGTGGTATTAAGTGATCGCTATATTTTTAGGTACTTTGCTAAACGTATGAAGTTGTTAAATGTACTCACCTTAGATGATGTTGATGAACATACATTTACCATGGAAAGTCCTGATGATTATCGTCCGGTATTTAGAGATGAAAACATTCGTGATGATTTTAATTTTGGCTTAAAAAAATTAAAAGAAAGTGGTGAGTTTCAAAAAATATACAATCGCTATATGAGCTTATAA
- a CDS encoding MFS transporter encodes MPLALLALALSAFAIGTTEFVIVGLLPTMAQDLNVSIPSAGLLVSLYALGVAIGAPVLTALTGKWKRKMVLLSVMGLFVMGNLIAWQAPSFQALIVARILTGLAHGVFFSIGSTIATGLVSKEKAASAIAIMFTGLTVALVTGVPLGTYIGQQFGWEATFLTVSALGIVAMIGSAILIPSDLQQAKPAKISTQLEVLTQPRLLLVYAITAIGYGGTFVAFTYLAPILNQITGLDTNVIGLVMLVYGISVAIGNIWGGKMADKMGPIKALTIIFIGLAAILLAFSVTAVNPLAAIVTILIWGAFAFGNVPGLQVYVVKLAEKYTPDAVDVASGLNIAAFNVGIALGAWGGGIIVEQSGLMTTPWVGAMVVLIALALTRLSGTLDKKTMTS; translated from the coding sequence ATGCCACTCGCATTACTTGCATTAGCACTCAGTGCTTTTGCAATCGGCACCACAGAGTTTGTTATCGTAGGTTTATTACCCACGATGGCACAAGACCTTAATGTATCTATACCGTCTGCTGGGCTACTGGTAAGTTTATACGCATTAGGCGTTGCCATCGGTGCGCCTGTGCTGACCGCGTTAACCGGTAAGTGGAAGAGAAAAATGGTACTACTATCAGTGATGGGCTTATTTGTAATGGGCAACTTAATTGCATGGCAAGCTCCTAGCTTTCAAGCTTTGATTGTTGCCCGTATTTTAACTGGATTAGCTCATGGTGTTTTTTTCTCTATTGGCTCAACTATTGCCACTGGCCTTGTTTCAAAAGAAAAAGCGGCAAGTGCTATTGCCATAATGTTTACTGGTTTAACCGTAGCGTTGGTCACAGGCGTGCCATTAGGCACTTATATCGGTCAACAATTTGGTTGGGAAGCTACTTTTTTAACCGTCTCTGCCTTAGGAATCGTTGCGATGATCGGTAGCGCAATCTTAATACCTAGTGATCTACAACAAGCAAAACCAGCTAAAATTTCAACACAATTAGAAGTGTTAACGCAGCCAAGATTGCTACTAGTTTATGCCATCACCGCTATCGGCTATGGCGGAACTTTCGTTGCATTTACTTACTTAGCCCCCATCCTTAACCAAATTACGGGTCTCGATACTAACGTTATTGGACTCGTCATGCTGGTATACGGTATATCAGTTGCCATTGGTAATATCTGGGGTGGCAAAATGGCCGACAAAATGGGGCCTATTAAAGCACTAACAATCATATTCATCGGACTTGCCGCTATACTACTGGCCTTTAGTGTCACGGCAGTAAACCCCTTAGCCGCTATAGTCACCATTTTAATTTGGGGCGCTTTTGCTTTTGGCAACGTACCCGGCTTACAAGTTTACGTGGTCAAGTTAGCCGAGAAATATACACCTGACGCCGTAGATGTCGCGTCAGGATTAAATATAGCGGCATTCAATGTTGGTATTGCTTTAGGGGCATGGGGCGGAGGAATAATTGTTGAACAGTCTGGCTTAATGACCACCCCTTGGGTTGGCGCAATGGTGGTGTTAATAGCACTGGCACTAACTCGCTTGAGTGGCACATTGGACAAAAAAACAATGACATCATAA
- a CDS encoding DnaJ domain-containing protein, whose product MNYKDYYKIMDVDKTASQDDIKKSYRKLARKFHPDVSKEKDAESLMPIS is encoded by the coding sequence GTGAATTATAAAGATTATTATAAAATTATGGACGTTGATAAAACCGCGTCTCAAGATGACATTAAAAAATCATATCGAAAATTAGCACGTAAATTTCACCCTGATGTTAGTAAAGAAAAAGATGCCGAAAGCCTAATGCCGATCAGTTAA
- a CDS encoding DnaJ C-terminal domain-containing protein, protein MPVSLTDWHYAESRFKDINEAYEVLRDKEKRAAYDQLGSNWQGGQSGFTPPPNWQEQFHQGSGSFNSAGQGDFSDFFESLFGSGFGGNQHTTGSHHSSHRAAKGQDSQTKIMIDLQDSYTGATRNLTLREQVAGPRGQMQTKERTLKINIPKGIKAGQKIRLQKQGEAGFAGGANGDLYIEVGFNPNPLYSVEGADITTELAISPWQAALGDKIKLPTPTGTIDLTLPKLTSSGSKMRLKGRGLPGKIVGDFFVKLKVALPKSLTEEEQALYQQLKELAEKRKP, encoded by the coding sequence ATGCCAGTTAGCTTAACTGACTGGCATTATGCCGAAAGCCGCTTTAAAGACATCAATGAAGCCTATGAAGTGCTACGTGACAAAGAAAAACGCGCAGCCTACGACCAACTGGGTAGTAACTGGCAAGGTGGACAATCAGGTTTTACACCACCACCAAATTGGCAAGAGCAATTTCATCAAGGTAGTGGTAGCTTCAACAGTGCCGGGCAAGGTGATTTTAGTGATTTTTTTGAATCCTTATTCGGTAGCGGCTTTGGTGGAAACCAACATACAACAGGCTCTCATCATTCCAGTCACCGAGCGGCAAAAGGACAAGATAGCCAAACAAAAATCATGATTGATTTACAAGACTCCTACACCGGAGCAACGCGAAACCTTACTCTACGTGAGCAGGTTGCAGGTCCGCGCGGGCAAATGCAAACGAAAGAGCGCACGCTGAAAATCAATATTCCAAAGGGTATTAAAGCCGGTCAAAAAATTCGTTTGCAAAAGCAAGGTGAAGCTGGCTTTGCTGGTGGAGCCAATGGCGACTTATATATCGAAGTTGGCTTTAATCCCAACCCTTTATATAGCGTTGAAGGAGCAGATATCACCACAGAGCTCGCCATTAGCCCATGGCAAGCGGCTTTAGGTGATAAAATAAAACTACCAACACCAACAGGCACCATAGATCTGACCTTGCCAAAATTGACCAGTAGTGGCAGTAAAATGCGCTTAAAAGGCCGTGGTTTGCCTGGTAAAATTGTCGGAGACTTTTTTGTGAAGCTAAAAGTTGCTCTACCAAAAAGCTTAACTGAGGAAGAGCAAGCACTATATCAACAGTTAAAAGAGCTTGCAGAGAAAAGAAAGCCATAA